In one Cloacibacillus porcorum genomic region, the following are encoded:
- a CDS encoding NAD(P)/FAD-dependent oxidoreductase, whose protein sequence is MRHLIIGASAAGISAARKIRELRPDDEITVVAKDAAVHSRCMLHHFLGGRKSAEEINFAGADFFEKNNIRFIAEEEITSVLPAENCAVGRKSGKLPYDALLITTGARFFIPPIPGFREAKNVYGLRDLSDAQKIKAAARGAKECVIVGSGLVGLDAAYALCELGIKCRVVEMEDRICPLQLDAVAAAPYQRLFEEVGCEFFLAKKAAGSEVDDGGRMRAVLLESGERLPADFVIVTAGVRPNIEFLEGSGVVTDRCVKVDDYMRTNVANIWAAGDVAGLSGIWPNAALQGETAARNICGEAVKYADRYAMKNTMNFFGLTTLSLGPNASEAGDEVLVSEWRRGYTKAVIRGGRLVHLTMQGDISNTGFWQELVKRGVKVKDSDKPLHRLSYADFWHYDESDGEYCWV, encoded by the coding sequence ATGAGACATCTTATCATCGGAGCTTCAGCTGCCGGTATCTCCGCGGCGAGAAAGATCCGCGAACTGCGCCCGGACGACGAAATCACGGTAGTGGCGAAGGACGCCGCCGTTCACTCGCGCTGTATGCTGCACCATTTTCTTGGCGGACGAAAGAGCGCGGAGGAGATAAATTTTGCGGGCGCGGATTTTTTTGAGAAGAACAATATCCGCTTCATTGCGGAGGAGGAGATAACGTCCGTCCTTCCGGCGGAGAACTGCGCCGTCGGCAGGAAATCGGGTAAACTGCCCTATGACGCTCTGCTGATAACCACGGGGGCGCGTTTCTTCATCCCGCCGATCCCCGGCTTTCGGGAGGCGAAGAACGTCTACGGTCTGCGCGACCTCTCGGACGCGCAGAAGATAAAGGCCGCCGCGCGCGGCGCGAAGGAATGCGTCATCGTCGGATCCGGCCTCGTCGGGCTTGACGCCGCCTACGCCCTCTGCGAACTTGGTATCAAGTGCCGGGTCGTCGAGATGGAGGACCGCATCTGCCCGCTTCAGCTAGACGCCGTGGCCGCCGCTCCCTATCAGCGGCTCTTTGAGGAGGTCGGCTGTGAGTTCTTCCTCGCGAAAAAGGCCGCCGGCTCCGAGGTGGATGATGGGGGCCGGATGCGCGCGGTGCTGCTTGAGAGCGGCGAACGGCTGCCCGCCGACTTTGTGATTGTTACCGCGGGGGTGCGTCCAAACATCGAATTTCTTGAGGGCAGCGGCGTCGTAACAGACCGCTGCGTGAAGGTCGACGACTATATGCGCACGAACGTCGCCAACATCTGGGCCGCGGGAGACGTCGCCGGGCTCTCGGGCATCTGGCCCAACGCCGCTCTGCAGGGGGAGACGGCGGCACGCAATATCTGCGGCGAGGCGGTGAAATATGCCGACCGCTACGCGATGAAGAACACGATGAATTTCTTTGGCCTAACGACGCTCTCGCTGGGGCCCAACGCGTCGGAGGCCGGCGACGAGGTGCTGGTCAGCGAATGGCGCCGCGGGTATACAAAGGCGGTCATACGCGGCGGCAGGCTTGTCCACCTTACGATGCAGGGCGATATTTCAAACACGGGGTTCTGGCAGGAGCTCGTCAAACGCGGCGTTAAGGTGAAGGATTCAGACAAGCCTCTGCACCGCCTGAGCTACGCGGACTTCTGGCACTACGACGAGTCGGACGGAGAGTACTGCTGGGTTTAA
- the ribF gene encoding riboflavin biosynthesis protein RibF — MIYALGAFDGFHLGHRRLLEMAKRESAQRDTGWGVITFEGHPRMLLNRDNFKLLFTPPERDLIARYLGIPRMEKIHFTHEFAALEPRGFADYIAEKYRVDGLVIGENFRFGRGRSGNPVVLAELARERGWSLDVIPSYKAEGRVVSSTATREAVLAGKMALACELLGYPFIISGRVVQGEARGRLLGYRTANISVKEGKIYPPHGVYAALSYIEGEWRSVALNIGSNPTFDDGRRAPRCEAHVIDFDDGLYGSLMRLFIIGRIRGERKFDGAEELIGQIGADVEACTKLCAKYAAEKEAELGNFASVFDSIGALAYHN; from the coding sequence ATGATATACGCGCTTGGGGCCTTTGACGGCTTTCACCTAGGTCACCGGCGGCTTCTTGAAATGGCTAAGCGGGAATCCGCACAAAGAGACACCGGCTGGGGAGTCATCACCTTCGAGGGCCATCCACGGATGCTCCTTAACCGTGACAACTTCAAACTGCTTTTCACGCCGCCCGAAAGGGACCTGATCGCCCGTTACCTTGGCATACCGCGCATGGAGAAGATACACTTCACGCATGAATTCGCGGCGCTTGAACCACGCGGGTTTGCGGACTACATCGCGGAAAAATACCGCGTCGACGGCCTTGTCATCGGTGAAAACTTCCGCTTTGGCAGGGGACGCTCCGGCAATCCCGTCGTGCTTGCCGAACTTGCGCGGGAACGCGGCTGGTCGCTCGATGTCATCCCCTCCTACAAGGCCGAGGGGCGGGTGGTAAGCAGCACCGCGACGAGAGAGGCCGTCCTGGCCGGCAAAATGGCGCTGGCCTGCGAACTTCTGGGCTATCCGTTCATTATCAGCGGCAGAGTGGTGCAGGGGGAGGCGCGGGGACGGCTGCTCGGATACCGCACCGCGAATATATCCGTCAAAGAGGGCAAGATATATCCTCCGCACGGCGTCTACGCGGCCCTTTCATATATAGAGGGGGAGTGGCGCAGCGTCGCGCTCAACATCGGCAGCAACCCGACCTTTGACGACGGACGCCGCGCGCCGCGCTGCGAGGCGCACGTGATAGACTTTGACGACGGCCTATACGGCAGCCTAATGCGGCTCTTCATCATCGGACGTATCCGCGGCGAGAGAAAATTTGACGGAGCGGAAGAGCTTATCGGACAGATCGGCGCTGATGTGGAGGCCTGCACTAAGCTCTGCGCGAAATACGCCGCGGAAAAAGAGGCCGAACTCGGTAATTTTGCCTCGGTCTTTGACAGTATCGGGGCGCTAGCGTATCATAACTAA
- the infB gene encoding translation initiation factor IF-2, translating into MSKIRVYDLAKMLEKSNTEMVEILTKLGVSIKSHMSSIDEGLIPMVEESLKEAKEAAAQQAIEEISTYPTVNVPEGASVSDIAALIGEKAGSAVKALMAEGLMVPATTRADEKVLQILGKSYKKNFVFGKEPEKTAEPEAAPAAPAVKEQQAQPQRPQPAAKKAKGKEKSKKKHSGAGEAETRPPIITVMGHVDHGKTTLLDNIRKTHVTEKEAGGITQHIGASRVEYNGNTLVFLDTPGHEAFTSMRARGAQVTDIAILVVAADDGIKPQTIEALNHAKAAGVPIVVAVNKMDKPEAKPERVRQQLSDYGLVPEEWGGDTIMVDVAAKQGLHVDDLLEMLLIVAEMQELKADPKAAPTGTVIEANLDKGKGPVATVIVQEGTLHRGDIIHTGTAWGKIRAMIDDKGNNVNSAGPSMPVEILGLENVPQPGEKFTTLSTEREARDLISQSEFERRETDQSKAKRLTLEELYEKMQTEEIPQLRIVLKTDVQGSLEAFHSSLMKMSTNAVSVNIVHEGVGRISESDVMLASASNAIIIGFNVRPDSNAKKIAENEGVQIRLYQVIYDMLDDVKAAMEGMLAPELREHTLGLAEIREIFRVPKVGNIAGCRITEGLMRRSAKVRLIRDGVVFWNGELSSLKHFKDDVREIKAGNECGLSFEKFQDFKVGDVIEAYEILKEKKTLE; encoded by the coding sequence ATGAGTAAAATCAGAGTATATGATCTTGCGAAGATGCTGGAAAAAAGCAATACGGAGATGGTGGAGATACTGACAAAACTCGGAGTCAGTATTAAATCGCATATGAGTTCGATAGACGAAGGACTTATCCCGATGGTGGAGGAGTCCCTTAAAGAGGCGAAAGAGGCCGCCGCGCAGCAGGCAATAGAGGAGATATCGACCTACCCGACGGTAAATGTTCCCGAGGGAGCCTCCGTCTCCGATATTGCGGCGCTGATCGGCGAAAAGGCCGGCAGCGCGGTCAAAGCCCTGATGGCCGAGGGGCTTATGGTACCCGCGACGACACGGGCCGACGAAAAGGTGCTCCAGATACTGGGCAAGAGCTATAAGAAGAATTTTGTCTTTGGCAAAGAACCCGAAAAGACGGCGGAACCCGAGGCGGCGCCCGCCGCGCCTGCGGTAAAAGAGCAGCAGGCGCAGCCGCAGCGTCCCCAGCCCGCCGCTAAAAAGGCGAAGGGCAAAGAAAAATCAAAGAAGAAACACAGCGGCGCCGGAGAGGCGGAGACGCGCCCGCCAATCATCACCGTCATGGGACACGTCGACCACGGGAAGACGACGCTGCTTGACAACATCAGAAAGACCCATGTTACCGAAAAAGAGGCCGGCGGCATCACGCAGCACATCGGAGCCTCCCGCGTCGAATATAACGGCAACACGCTTGTCTTCCTCGATACTCCTGGCCACGAGGCGTTCACCTCGATGCGCGCGCGCGGCGCACAGGTCACGGATATCGCGATCCTTGTAGTCGCCGCCGACGACGGTATCAAGCCGCAGACGATCGAGGCGCTCAACCACGCGAAGGCGGCTGGCGTTCCCATCGTCGTCGCCGTAAACAAGATGGACAAACCGGAGGCGAAACCCGAGAGGGTCCGCCAGCAGCTATCGGACTACGGACTGGTCCCCGAAGAGTGGGGCGGCGATACCATCATGGTGGATGTGGCCGCCAAGCAGGGGCTCCACGTTGACGACCTTCTTGAGATGCTGCTCATCGTCGCTGAAATGCAGGAGCTCAAGGCCGACCCGAAGGCCGCTCCGACCGGCACCGTCATCGAGGCGAACCTTGATAAGGGCAAGGGGCCGGTCGCTACCGTCATCGTCCAGGAGGGTACGCTGCACCGCGGCGACATCATCCACACCGGCACGGCGTGGGGCAAGATCCGCGCGATGATCGACGATAAGGGCAACAACGTGAACTCAGCCGGTCCCAGTATGCCGGTCGAGATCCTTGGACTGGAAAACGTACCGCAGCCGGGAGAGAAGTTCACCACGCTCTCCACGGAGCGAGAGGCGCGCGACCTCATCTCGCAGAGCGAATTTGAGCGCCGCGAGACGGACCAGAGCAAGGCGAAGCGCCTGACGCTCGAAGAGCTCTATGAGAAGATGCAGACGGAAGAGATCCCGCAGCTGCGTATCGTCCTCAAGACGGATGTGCAGGGCTCGCTGGAGGCCTTCCATTCTTCGCTGATGAAGATGAGTACGAACGCGGTCTCCGTGAACATCGTGCACGAGGGCGTCGGCCGCATCTCCGAATCGGACGTCATGCTCGCCTCCGCCTCCAACGCCATCATCATCGGCTTTAACGTCCGCCCGGACAGCAACGCGAAGAAGATCGCCGAGAACGAGGGCGTCCAGATACGCCTTTACCAGGTCATCTACGACATGCTGGACGACGTAAAGGCCGCTATGGAGGGTATGCTGGCTCCCGAACTGCGCGAGCACACTCTCGGCCTGGCGGAGATACGCGAAATATTCCGCGTGCCGAAGGTCGGCAACATCGCGGGATGCCGTATAACCGAGGGACTTATGCGCAGAAGCGCGAAGGTGCGCCTCATCCGTGACGGCGTCGTCTTCTGGAACGGCGAGCTGTCGAGCCTCAAGCACTTCAAGGACGACGTGCGCGAGATCAAGGCGGGCAACGAATGCGGCCTCAGCTTTGAAAAGTTCCAGGACTTTAAGGTCGGCGACGTAATCGAGGCCTACGAGATACTTAAAGAGAAAAAGACTCTGGAGTAG
- a CDS encoding DHH family phosphoesterase, producing the protein MTAEKNGLFDEVLKKLKRHDSWVILCHENPDGDTLGSAFALYSLGKREGKSVMIVCPDSLPDTFSFFPHAAELRVTKSLPAGEVRNALLAAVDISTEKRTLANMPELLSACADSVNIDHHGDNTMFAATNLVVPSASATAEIITALLSAYGKGITEGEASALYTALVTDNGNFRYNSTSVESHGCAQLLLEAGAKPTEIDDRINENMTDKILRLWGLALSRTELFAGGKCALFWLRGFEIDGADADSNALDGLINMLMRIKGVKVALFLAEKNGNNKLSVRSRAPYSARDLASRFGGGGHQNAAGAKISGGFEDTLASVKKEAEKYVAFGNTSAQ; encoded by the coding sequence GTGACGGCGGAGAAGAACGGCCTCTTTGACGAGGTGCTGAAAAAGCTGAAAAGACATGATTCGTGGGTGATACTCTGCCATGAAAATCCTGACGGAGACACCCTCGGCAGCGCCTTCGCGCTCTATTCCCTGGGAAAGCGGGAGGGTAAATCAGTTATGATTGTCTGTCCAGACAGTCTGCCGGATACCTTCTCCTTCTTTCCGCATGCGGCGGAGCTGCGCGTAACCAAAAGCCTTCCTGCCGGAGAGGTGCGGAACGCTCTGCTGGCCGCCGTCGACATCAGCACGGAAAAGCGTACGCTCGCCAACATGCCGGAGCTGCTGTCGGCCTGCGCCGACTCCGTCAACATCGACCACCACGGCGACAACACGATGTTCGCCGCGACGAATCTCGTCGTGCCAAGTGCCTCCGCCACCGCGGAGATAATTACCGCGTTGCTTTCGGCCTACGGCAAAGGCATCACCGAGGGGGAGGCCTCTGCGCTCTACACGGCGCTGGTGACCGATAACGGCAACTTTCGTTACAACTCGACCTCGGTGGAGAGCCACGGCTGCGCGCAGCTCCTGCTCGAAGCGGGGGCGAAGCCGACGGAGATCGACGACCGCATCAACGAAAATATGACTGATAAAATTTTGCGCCTCTGGGGGCTTGCCCTATCGCGCACTGAGCTCTTTGCCGGCGGTAAATGCGCTCTATTCTGGCTCCGCGGTTTCGAGATCGACGGCGCGGATGCGGATTCCAACGCCCTTGACGGCCTCATCAACATGCTGATGCGTATCAAAGGCGTAAAGGTGGCGCTCTTTCTCGCGGAGAAAAACGGCAATAATAAGCTCAGCGTGAGAAGCCGCGCGCCCTACAGCGCGCGCGATCTTGCCTCCCGCTTCGGCGGCGGCGGCCATCAGAACGCCGCCGGCGCTAAAATTTCAGGTGGTTTTGAGGATACCCTCGCGTCGGTAAAAAAAGAGGCTGAAAAGTATGTCGCTTTCGGGAATACTTCCGCTCAATAA
- the nusA gene encoding transcription termination factor NusA, with protein sequence MQLGKDFKKVLRQIEEEKGLSEETIVSSLEAAMVSAYKKFKGGNQHTEVYIDVENGEFSLYEVYEIVEEVVNPDAEMTLEEAERRGYKELEVGDIIRTEVLPEDFGRIAAQTARQVIIQKLKDAERQVVYEQFSDKIGNIVTGSIFKAEGDQILVRLNDKTEAIMPKEERILGEKYIPGSRMKFYLLDVRQTTRGPRIIVSRTHPGLLRRLLELEVPEIQDGVVEIRNIVREAGTRAKIAVASLDVNVEPLGACVGKQGGRIKSISSELNGERIDIIVFNNDPLKYIVNALSPAKVVRIEPLLDQDRSVIAYVRSDQLSLAIGKAGQNVRLAARLTGWKIDIKVKEEEKLPTMKDLFMDLSEIIDEDNK encoded by the coding sequence ATGCAGCTTGGAAAAGATTTTAAAAAGGTTCTCCGGCAGATAGAGGAGGAGAAGGGGCTCTCGGAGGAGACGATCGTCTCCAGCCTCGAGGCGGCGATGGTCTCGGCCTATAAGAAGTTCAAGGGCGGAAATCAGCACACCGAAGTCTACATAGATGTCGAAAACGGTGAGTTCTCTCTTTATGAGGTTTACGAGATCGTGGAAGAGGTGGTCAATCCCGACGCGGAGATGACCCTTGAAGAGGCGGAACGCCGCGGATACAAGGAGCTCGAGGTCGGCGACATCATCCGTACAGAGGTGCTGCCGGAGGATTTCGGGCGCATTGCGGCGCAGACGGCGCGGCAGGTCATCATCCAGAAGCTCAAGGACGCCGAGCGTCAGGTGGTGTACGAACAGTTCTCCGACAAGATCGGAAACATCGTCACCGGTTCGATATTCAAGGCTGAGGGCGACCAGATACTCGTCCGCCTCAACGACAAGACGGAGGCGATCATGCCGAAAGAGGAGCGTATCCTCGGTGAGAAGTATATTCCCGGCAGCCGCATGAAGTTTTATCTTCTCGACGTGCGCCAGACGACGCGCGGCCCGCGTATCATCGTCTCGCGTACCCATCCCGGACTCCTGCGCCGTCTGCTGGAGCTCGAGGTGCCCGAGATACAGGACGGCGTCGTCGAGATCCGCAACATAGTCCGCGAGGCCGGCACCCGCGCGAAGATCGCCGTGGCGAGCCTCGACGTCAATGTTGAGCCGCTCGGCGCCTGCGTCGGCAAGCAGGGTGGCCGCATTAAGTCGATAAGCAGCGAGCTTAACGGCGAGAGGATCGACATCATTGTATTTAACAACGATCCGCTGAAATATATCGTGAACGCGCTCTCTCCAGCGAAGGTCGTGCGGATCGAGCCGCTTCTTGATCAGGACCGTTCGGTCATCGCCTATGTCCGCTCCGATCAGCTCTCGCTCGCCATTGGCAAGGCAGGGCAGAATGTGCGTCTCGCGGCGCGCCTGACCGGTTGGAAGATCGACATCAAGGTCAAGGAAGAGGAAAAACTGCCGACGATGAAGGACCTCTTCATGGATCTCTCCGAGATAATCGACGAGGATAATAAATAG
- the truB gene encoding tRNA pseudouridine(55) synthase TruB, with the protein MSLSGILPLNKPAGLRSTYCVQRVRGILGKKIKTGHGGTLDSTASGLLLVLVGQATRLSNFVMEMPKRYEAEIAFGAATSTDDMSGEVTARAPWEHITDEMIDSALCGFMGWRMQSPPAVSAVHIEGERAHALARGGRAVIPEAKPVCFVKISRLSSLDGSGRVRMCVDCRKGTYIRSFARDLGERLGSLAHIASLARISSGPFSITKAKGAEALFEMSREELAAELIPVTGLCELFPGYEADGDSFERLSHGQRITLAGLKRRPLVQTAPLAGRLVVASERIFSICSPFPCGGTFELAPEVNIIIQGGGAE; encoded by the coding sequence ATGTCGCTTTCGGGAATACTTCCGCTCAATAAACCGGCAGGGCTCAGAAGCACTTACTGTGTACAGAGAGTGCGCGGCATCCTTGGCAAAAAGATAAAGACGGGACACGGCGGAACTCTCGATTCTACCGCCTCCGGCCTTCTGCTCGTGCTGGTGGGGCAGGCGACGCGCCTCTCGAACTTCGTCATGGAGATGCCAAAACGCTATGAGGCGGAGATCGCCTTCGGCGCCGCCACTTCGACCGACGATATGAGCGGCGAGGTAACGGCGCGCGCGCCATGGGAGCATATCACCGACGAGATGATCGACTCTGCGCTCTGCGGCTTTATGGGCTGGCGCATGCAGTCTCCGCCAGCGGTCTCCGCCGTCCACATCGAGGGCGAACGGGCCCACGCTCTGGCGCGCGGCGGGCGGGCGGTCATACCGGAGGCCAAACCGGTCTGCTTTGTAAAAATATCCCGCCTCTCTTCGCTGGACGGTAGCGGCAGGGTGAGAATGTGCGTCGATTGCCGCAAGGGCACCTACATACGCAGCTTTGCCCGCGACCTTGGCGAACGCCTTGGCTCGCTGGCCCATATTGCCAGCCTTGCGAGAATATCAAGCGGTCCCTTCTCTATTACTAAGGCTAAAGGCGCGGAGGCCCTTTTTGAAATGTCGCGCGAGGAACTTGCTGCGGAGCTGATCCCAGTTACAGGTCTCTGCGAACTCTTTCCAGGCTACGAGGCGGACGGCGATTCTTTCGAGCGGCTGTCTCATGGACAGCGGATAACGCTCGCCGGGCTGAAACGCCGTCCGCTCGTACAGACCGCGCCGCTTGCCGGCAGGCTGGTCGTCGCTTCGGAAAGGATATTCTCCATCTGTTCGCCCTTTCCCTGTGGGGGGACCTTTGAGCTGGCTCCCGAGGTCAACATAATAATCCAGGGGGGCGGGGCCGAATGA
- a CDS encoding DUF503 domain-containing protein, whose protein sequence is MSFWIAAAQLSLRLPFAGSLKDRRHVVRSLTDGVRGRFAISASDLGPDGCHNAAELGFAAAGSSSAELDERMGNLEKYLYQREEEGEFEITGFSLEVFNYGDLSN, encoded by the coding sequence ATGTCCTTTTGGATAGCTGCGGCGCAGCTTTCACTGAGGCTTCCCTTTGCGGGCAGCCTCAAAGACCGCAGACATGTGGTGCGCTCTCTCACGGACGGCGTACGCGGACGTTTCGCCATCTCCGCCTCCGACCTTGGGCCGGACGGATGTCATAACGCCGCCGAACTGGGCTTCGCGGCGGCGGGTTCTTCCTCCGCGGAGCTTGACGAAAGAATGGGCAACCTTGAAAAATATCTGTATCAGAGGGAAGAAGAGGGAGAATTCGAGATAACCGGATTCTCGCTGGAGGTGTTCAATTATGGCGACCTATCGAATTGA
- the rbfA gene encoding 30S ribosome-binding factor RbfA: MATYRIDRINKEFLRLISEMLQTRIKRAEAAEAVLTKVSVSRDLSYAKVFYTLIKEENREKVQAVLDSAAGPLRSMLGKEMHLRTIPELHFCYDDSENKARAMDELLDKVAELDAQKRAERDAQQ; encoded by the coding sequence ATGGCGACCTATCGAATTGACAGGATAAACAAAGAATTTCTGCGTCTCATCTCCGAGATGCTCCAGACGCGGATAAAGAGGGCGGAGGCGGCGGAGGCCGTGCTCACGAAGGTCTCCGTATCGCGTGACCTGAGCTACGCAAAGGTCTTTTATACCCTTATAAAGGAAGAAAACCGCGAAAAGGTCCAGGCCGTGCTCGACTCGGCGGCGGGTCCCCTCCGTTCGATGCTGGGCAAGGAGATGCACCTGCGTACGATCCCCGAGCTTCACTTCTGCTATGACGACTCGGAAAACAAAGCGCGTGCGATGGACGAGCTGCTTGATAAAGTGGCGGAGCTTGACGCGCAGAAGAGGGCCGAAAGGGACGCTCAGCAGTGA
- a CDS encoding peptidylprolyl isomerase, whose product MLRTMRNYTKVIMIIVILFFVASCFAGYGLYSRGNRGGGDGMRDYPVAEVNGRKVLRSELEKGAAQISEQYGSNVSSADIPQIRRAALDGIIIQGELQKEISNRKIDVPSDEIDAAYTRAMDSYPTREEFMEFIKRSGLTEKQIKEDIKKQLQMQKLMESLEKDVAVDDKEVRAFYDTAKNFLYKQPAGVMVNIATFKDKAAAEAAQKAIAGGAKWDAEIEKYKNDIEMATSYDKPTIITDQMLQQKELSVLKDYPMNKVTPVESAGENHSYIAIKRSKSAERVLPFDEVSGDVTAVIKNQKMQQAQQKFYGELLSRANVKVLDASIFPEEKQPEAASSDQTAPAASEDKKD is encoded by the coding sequence TTGCTGAGAACTATGCGGAACTATACCAAAGTAATAATGATAATCGTGATACTATTCTTCGTGGCTTCATGCTTCGCGGGATACGGGCTCTACTCCCGTGGCAACAGGGGCGGCGGAGACGGAATGCGCGATTACCCCGTGGCGGAGGTCAACGGCAGGAAAGTTCTGCGTTCCGAGCTTGAAAAGGGCGCGGCGCAGATCTCCGAGCAGTACGGCAGCAACGTCAGCTCGGCGGACATCCCTCAGATCAGAAGGGCCGCTCTTGACGGCATTATCATTCAGGGCGAGCTGCAGAAGGAGATCTCCAACAGAAAGATAGACGTTCCCAGCGACGAGATAGACGCGGCCTACACCAGGGCGATGGACAGCTATCCCACGCGCGAGGAATTTATGGAATTTATCAAGCGCAGCGGGCTCACCGAAAAACAGATAAAAGAAGACATCAAAAAGCAGCTCCAGATGCAGAAGCTCATGGAGTCGCTTGAAAAAGATGTCGCGGTGGACGACAAAGAGGTCCGCGCCTTCTACGACACGGCGAAGAATTTCCTCTATAAGCAACCCGCGGGCGTGATGGTCAACATCGCCACCTTCAAGGACAAGGCGGCGGCCGAAGCGGCGCAGAAGGCGATCGCCGGCGGCGCGAAGTGGGATGCAGAGATAGAGAAATACAAAAACGACATCGAGATGGCAACCTCCTATGACAAACCGACGATCATAACCGACCAGATGCTGCAGCAGAAAGAGCTCTCCGTCCTCAAGGATTACCCGATGAATAAGGTCACTCCTGTTGAGAGCGCCGGAGAGAACCACAGCTACATCGCCATCAAACGCAGTAAATCAGCCGAGCGTGTGCTTCCCTTCGACGAAGTGAGCGGCGACGTTACGGCGGTGATCAAAAACCAGAAGATGCAGCAGGCTCAGCAGAAATTCTACGGAGAGCTGCTCTCCCGCGCGAATGTGAAGGTGCTGGACGCCTCCATCTTCCCCGAGGAAAAGCAGCCCGAGGCGGCCTCCTCCGACCAGACGGCGCCCGCGGCCTCCGAGGATAAGAAAGATTGA
- the rnpM gene encoding RNase P modulator RnpM, protein MDKQSSQPVLKKQRPRTCVGCGEESPKRILLRVIRTPDGEVRYDPTGKANGRGAYVCARRSCVESAKKKKSFSRALKAEVPEPLYAELLEKCGDEEAG, encoded by the coding sequence ATGGATAAGCAGAGTTCTCAGCCGGTGCTGAAAAAACAGAGGCCGCGGACCTGCGTCGGCTGCGGGGAGGAGTCCCCGAAGCGTATCCTGCTGCGCGTTATCAGGACGCCTGATGGCGAGGTGCGCTATGATCCAACGGGAAAGGCCAACGGCCGCGGTGCGTATGTCTGCGCCCGGCGTTCCTGCGTAGAGTCCGCGAAGAAGAAAAAATCCTTTTCGCGGGCGCTGAAGGCCGAGGTTCCCGAGCCCCTTTACGCCGAGCTGCTGGAAAAATGCGGCGATGAAGAGGCTGGTTAG
- a CDS encoding L7Ae/L30e/S12e/Gadd45 family ribosomal protein: MGAPTERALSMLSLARRAQELLIGQDKIFEALRGGKRLVVFVTEDCSENVLRKLHSAEERGELNIFILKDTGRELLGRHLGINAAQAAALPEGSGFAEKIVSLLNEDRSDADE, from the coding sequence ATGGGCGCTCCGACAGAGAGGGCGCTCAGCATGCTCAGCCTCGCGCGGCGGGCTCAGGAGCTGCTGATCGGCCAGGATAAGATATTTGAGGCGCTGCGCGGCGGGAAGCGGCTTGTGGTATTCGTGACGGAGGACTGCTCCGAAAACGTGCTTCGCAAGCTGCATTCGGCGGAAGAGCGCGGCGAATTGAATATATTCATATTAAAAGATACCGGCAGGGAGCTTCTTGGAAGACATCTCGGGATAAACGCCGCGCAGGCCGCGGCGCTTCCGGAGGGAAGCGGTTTTGCCGAAAAAATAGTTTCATTATTGAATGAAGACAGGAGTGATGCGGATGAGTAA
- the rimP gene encoding ribosome maturation factor RimP, translating into MNREKYSEIHGALYQRAESLGYECAGFEIVSEAGMDILRLYLEMPGGIDIEDCERVSREVSEYLDTIEDDLPERYFLEISSPGLERPLFVIEDYRRFEGKEAQIYLKKGGRTLKGTLSGTTPDDEAVIMTSEGERRVSLDDIKRAHLIYIPQTGQKKTFKKIPKKKK; encoded by the coding sequence TTGAACCGGGAAAAATACAGCGAAATACACGGCGCCCTCTACCAGCGCGCCGAATCGCTTGGATATGAGTGCGCCGGCTTCGAGATCGTCTCGGAGGCAGGCATGGATATCCTCAGGCTGTACCTGGAAATGCCTGGCGGCATAGATATAGAGGACTGCGAGCGGGTCTCGCGGGAGGTCAGCGAATACCTCGACACGATAGAGGACGACCTGCCGGAGAGGTATTTTCTGGAGATCAGCTCTCCCGGCCTGGAACGCCCGCTTTTCGTTATTGAGGATTACCGGCGCTTTGAAGGTAAAGAGGCTCAAATATACCTGAAGAAGGGCGGCCGCACGCTGAAAGGAACACTTTCAGGAACGACGCCGGATGACGAGGCGGTCATCATGACCTCCGAGGGAGAGCGGCGCGTCTCTCTCGACGATATAAAACGGGCTCATCTCATATATATACCGCAGACGGGCCAGAAAAAAACCTTTAAAAAGATACCGAAAAAGAAAAAATAA